Part of the Pseudomonas lijiangensis genome is shown below.
CGAGCTTGTGGCCGTCCGGCTGGGTAATCAGCGGCACATGCAGGTAACGCGGCTGTGGCAGCCCCAGCAGTTCCTGGAGATAGAGCTGGCGAGGTGTCGAGTCCAGCAGGTCTGCGCCGCGCACGATATCGGTAACGCCCTGCCAGGCATCATCGATCACTACCGCCAGTTGATAGGCATACAGGCCGTCGCGCCGCTGAATGACAAAATCTCCGGAGTCGCGCCCCAGGTGCTGTTGAAAGGCGCCCTGTACCCGGTCGATGAAGCGGTATTCCAGTTCCGGCACGCGGATGCGTATCGCGGCGTCTTCGGTGGCATGTCCTGCATTGCGGCAAAAGCCGGGGTAGATGCCTTGAAAACCTTCCAGTTGTTTACGCGAACAGGTGCAGGCGTAGGCCAGGCCATGACTGAACCAGCGATTCAGGACTTCGGCATAGGCATCGTGACGCTGGCTCTGGCGCACGACTTCGCCGTCCCATTCAAAGCCATAACGCTCAAGGGTTTCCAGAATCGCAGCCTGCGCCCCGGCAACCTCCCGAGGCGGGTCAAGGTCCTCCATGCGCATCAGCCATTTGCCACCCGCGGCGCGGGCGTCGAGATAGGACGCGAGCGCTGCAACCAGCGAGCCGAAGTGCAGGTAACCGCTGGGGGTTGGCGCAAAGCGTCCGATATAGGCCGGGGTTTTCATGGGGGATCCAAACCAGAAGATTTGTTGGTTTTCGCGAATGAATTCGCTCCAACATACTCCGTGGGAGCGAATTCATTCGCGAAAAACCTCTATTCCTTAAAACCAAAAAAGACGCCGAAGCGTCTTTTTGTTCAAGGCAGTCAGCAGATCATTTGCCGACCTGTTTTTCCTTGATTTCTGCCAGTGTCTTGCAGTCGATGCAAAGATCGGCAGTCGGGCGTGCTTCAAGACGGCGAAGGCCGATTTCCACACCGCAGGACTCACACCAGCCGTACTCTTCGTCAAGGATCAGTTGCAGCGTCTTGTCGATCTTCTTGATCAGCTTGCGCTCACGATCGCGGGCACGAAGTTCCAGGCTGAATTCTTCTTCCTGGCTGGCTCGGTCTGCCGGGTCAGGAAAGTTTGCAGCTTCGTCCTTCATGTGGTCTACCGTGCGGTCGACCTCTTGCATCAGATCCTGTTTCCACTTGTTCAGGATCTTGGTGAAATGCGCGCGCATCGGCTCGCCCATGTACTCTTCACCCTTTTTTTCCACGTAGGGTTCAAAGCCACTGATTAGATGATTCTGTTGCTTTTCTGGGGTGGGCATGTAGGGACCGCCTCTCACTCTTCTAATCTATTGCGCAGGATTGTTCCATCACCGACCCCTGTCGGCCCTGCAACTGCAAGCGGGCGAACTTACCAGATCAAATCGTGGTGCGCTACTCCCGGTTGTCGAGCATCGTCTCGCTTGTTCACCGAACGGGACGCCTGTAACGGAAACTCGCTGTCATCAAGGCGTGTAGCGGCTGTCCCCGTCTTTTTGTTTTCTTTCAACAAGTACTGACGTTTCATGATTTAAAGTAGTGCACTGCAAACGGTTGGTTAGAATCCAGCCGACTGTTCATGACCGTTATGTTTCTGATTCGTGTTTCATTTAAGGAAGAAAAATGGCCCAGCCTTACAGCGAGCGTAGTCGCGCCATCGAACCTTTTCACGTCATGGCGCTGTTGGCGCGGGCCAATGAATTGCAGGCGGCGGGTCACGATGTCATTCACCTGGAAATCGGCGAGCCCGATTTCACCACGGCAGAGCCCATCGTTGCTGCCGGACAGGCGGCACTGGCTGCCGGCAAGACCCGCTACACCGCCGCCCGTGGCCTGCCGGAATTGCGTCAGGCCATTGCCGGTTTCTATGCCCGGCGTTACGGGCTGGATATCGATCCTGAGCGAATTCTCGTCACGCCGGGTGGTTCAGGTGCGCTGCTGCTGGCCAGCAGTCTTCTGGTGGACCCCGGCAAACACTGGTTGCTGGCCGATCCGGGTTATCCGTGCAACCGGCACTTTCTGCGTCTGGTCGAAGGTGCTGCGCAACTGGTGCCGGTCGGGCCGAAAGAGCGTTATCAACTGACACCCGAGTCGGTGGCGCAACACTGGAATCAGGACAGCGTCGGTGCTCTGGTCGCCTCCCCAGCCAACCCTACAGGCACGCTTCTGCATGTGGATGAGCTGGCCGCGTTGTCCCGCGAGCTCAAGGCGCGCAACGGTCATCTGGTGGTGGATGAGATTTATCACGGCCTGACTTACGGCGTTGACGCGAGCAGCGTGCTGGAGGTCGATAACGATGCGTTCGTCCTTAATAGTTTTTCAAAATATTTCGGAATGACTGGCTGGCGTCTGGGCTGGCTGGTGGCGCCTCCCGAGGCGGTTGCCGATCTGGAGAAGCTGGCGCAGAACCTCTATATCAGCGCCCCGAGCATGGCTCAATATGCCGCGCTGGCCTGTTTCGAGCCGCAGACCATCGAAATCTTCGAGCAGCGCCGCGCCGAGTTCGGCCGCCGCCGCGATTTCCTTTTGCCTGCCTTGCGCGAGCTGGGTTTTGGTATCGCCGTGGAGCCTGAAGGGGCTTTCTATCTGTATGCCGATATCAGCGCCTTTGGTGGCGATGCCTTTGATTTTTGCCGGCACTTCCTTGAGACCGAGCACATTGCGTTCACGCCGGGGCTGGATTTCGGGCGTTATCAGGCGGGGCATCATGTGCGCTTTGCGTACACCCAAAGCCTGCCAAGGCTTGAAGAGGCGGTCGAGCGGATTGCCCGTGGCTTGCGGAGCTGGAAA
Proteins encoded:
- the gluQRS gene encoding tRNA glutamyl-Q(34) synthetase GluQRS; translation: MKTPAYIGRFAPTPSGYLHFGSLVAALASYLDARAAGGKWLMRMEDLDPPREVAGAQAAILETLERYGFEWDGEVVRQSQRHDAYAEVLNRWFSHGLAYACTCSRKQLEGFQGIYPGFCRNAGHATEDAAIRIRVPELEYRFIDRVQGAFQQHLGRDSGDFVIQRRDGLYAYQLAVVIDDAWQGVTDIVRGADLLDSTPRQLYLQELLGLPQPRYLHVPLITQPDGHKLGKSYRSPPLPADQATPLLLRALRALGQPTTPELSYASAREVLDWGIAHWDAMAIPRTSTIEEARID
- the dksA gene encoding RNA polymerase-binding protein DksA, producing the protein MPTPEKQQNHLISGFEPYVEKKGEEYMGEPMRAHFTKILNKWKQDLMQEVDRTVDHMKDEAANFPDPADRASQEEEFSLELRARDRERKLIKKIDKTLQLILDEEYGWCESCGVEIGLRRLEARPTADLCIDCKTLAEIKEKQVGK
- a CDS encoding pyridoxal phosphate-dependent aminotransferase; this translates as MAQPYSERSRAIEPFHVMALLARANELQAAGHDVIHLEIGEPDFTTAEPIVAAGQAALAAGKTRYTAARGLPELRQAIAGFYARRYGLDIDPERILVTPGGSGALLLASSLLVDPGKHWLLADPGYPCNRHFLRLVEGAAQLVPVGPKERYQLTPESVAQHWNQDSVGALVASPANPTGTLLHVDELAALSRELKARNGHLVVDEIYHGLTYGVDASSVLEVDNDAFVLNSFSKYFGMTGWRLGWLVAPPEAVADLEKLAQNLYISAPSMAQYAALACFEPQTIEIFEQRRAEFGRRRDFLLPALRELGFGIAVEPEGAFYLYADISAFGGDAFDFCRHFLETEHIAFTPGLDFGRYQAGHHVRFAYTQSLPRLEEAVERIARGLRSWKG